Proteins from a genomic interval of Lentimicrobiaceae bacterium:
- a CDS encoding RNA polymerase sigma-70 factor, with product MGLYFTETGHNFSDELFIFERMAEGDQRALRYFFDKYYDSLCNYVNLYIRNRSVSEDLVQDIFIYFWEKRGNLKLETSVKSYLFRASRNKYLNYFRDEKCHHTIEMEVSSKSEIYANSNDNTLDLKQLEEVINTSINNLAPRCREVYLLHKNDDLSYKEIAFKMNLSVKTVENQMTIALKKLREQLAPYYEQIFVLILIAVFVK from the coding sequence ATGGGTCTGTATTTTACAGAAACAGGTCATAATTTTTCAGACGAGCTATTCATTTTTGAGCGTATGGCTGAGGGAGATCAGCGTGCCTTGCGTTACTTCTTTGACAAGTATTACGATAGTTTGTGCAATTATGTTAATCTATATATCAGAAACAGATCTGTTTCTGAGGATCTTGTACAGGATATATTTATCTACTTTTGGGAGAAGAGGGGAAATCTTAAACTGGAAACTTCTGTTAAATCCTACTTGTTCAGGGCTTCCCGCAACAAATACCTAAACTATTTTCGTGACGAAAAATGCCATCACACGATCGAAATGGAAGTCAGTTCGAAGAGTGAAATTTATGCCAATTCCAACGACAATACATTAGATTTAAAGCAATTGGAAGAGGTTATCAATACCTCGATAAACAACCTTGCTCCCCGCTGCCGTGAGGTTTACCTTCTTCACAAAAATGACGATCTGAGCTACAAAGAGATTGCTTTCAAAATGAACCTTTCAGTTAAAACAGTTGAAAATCAAATGACAATTGCCCTGAAAAAATTGCGTGAGCAACTCGCCCCTTATTACGAACAGATTTTTGTGTTGATCCTGATTGCAGTGTTTGTCAAATAA